Proteins encoded within one genomic window of Geotalea daltonii FRC-32:
- a CDS encoding flagellar FlbD family protein, with product MIRLTRMDGSEIYLNPDLMEIIEETPDTHIALTNGNRYLVLEPVAVILDRIVTFKASIQRRSSGGMKKKYLLRQRKENYRPICPL from the coding sequence ATGATCAGACTGACGCGAATGGACGGCAGTGAAATATATCTCAACCCGGATCTCATGGAAATTATCGAAGAGACCCCGGACACCCATATTGCCCTTACGAATGGCAACCGTTACCTGGTCCTGGAGCCGGTGGCCGTGATCCTCGACCGGATCGTCACCTTCAAGGCCAGTATCCAGCGCCGCTCTTCCGGGGGCATGAAAAAAAAGTACCTTCTCCGGCAACGGAAAGAAAACTACCGACCGATCTGTCCTCTCTGA